The following coding sequences are from one Archocentrus centrarchus isolate MPI-CPG fArcCen1 chromosome 4, fArcCen1, whole genome shotgun sequence window:
- the lepr gene encoding leptin receptor produces MTTTMVQSVMLTGLMYMFLVSYGAQCLNPEDGASLRLSALDLPWQDELCCESPSTHLGVEGGSVNSLEANRSESNLPHTPGCTFKSSRMDLHHPGPFGGTCLDILCRIDENWQNLTCDLQSRGRPSNSLMAVSLQRQLFQQDGNYPASENPVVCEAEDSFMCSLALDPTTSFVTMVTVSISDAVAPPVLLRVPARPEKPSPPANLSHIQTIEAELIVLWDEPADFEAGPLRYEVRYFSIGTHPDWQVVSASEEPRLSLDLKPRLNYTVQVRCSGLEEPPMWSEWSERHHIYLDTVSYIPEKVVARPGENVTVYCVFNDHSINASMAVWMLNFNQWLQPAQYHPVNQWVSQITVRPSENRMYDLLRCTQEWSIPYSQIYVEGAYIDIKCVTNGDIDAMDCSWTNKQLTKPELQSKWADLPCDLMEERERAGEKLGEMGPACMKVRQETCTIQPLRMNCYKLWLEVPSRLGPIRSKPVYLSPIDHVKPHAPTNVKAVSHSSGVLEVTWEPPPLPVDGFKCQFQYHSPSTVSAQPEWKLQSPVRVPWGEVMVPDMCRVYVVQVRCMHINGTGYWSEWSESVYSTPQNSRAPERGPDFWRILQDDPYRNQTNVTLLFENFPASGNSYCVDGFIVQRHSSSGSVLREKIELMSSYSFEWNQEPQTVTVEAYNSLGSSTNNINMTLERQPKGQCVRSFHVLVVNSTCVSLTWSLLESSSVPLFMVVQWLPQKQQDSGPSAETWARLPYTDSLVYLRGDFFGSEEYGFYLYPVFAEGEGEPIYALATRGDPAAYVMLMSISFLFIILFVALVLSQNQMKKFVWKDVPNPKKCSWAKGIDFKKVDTFDHLFRPPEGLPVWPLLLPSENISQVIIVDKALTTALIQTPFSDPAAPLAGSLPPGFDLKIDPFMESETLPGGGPSLAIDLDTLTPSGPRIDDLEPADPSVNQCPGSADNSGQSSVTYTAILLSEPKQDQQPPIHLHYKDGSGNSSSDEGNFSANNSDISGSFPGGLWELDSCRGGEMDDPRRSCSYNSVEELSETSDQEDENEMRQEKDLYYLGMDYQAEDEESEKEEEQREKEKLELLKSVILNREDCSIESHPLLGQDNSSEPIVLLSPSMCNFTASYMPQFRTAPCTAQFTAQKPDTQVNPSCD; encoded by the exons GTGCTCAGTGTTTGAATCCTGAGGATGGAGCCTCTCTTCGTTTAAGTGCCCTGGATCTCCCGTGGCAAGATGAACTGTGCTGTGAGTCACCCTCAACCCACCTTGGTGTGGAGGGAGGCAGTGTAAATTCACTCGAAGCAAACCGCTCAGAATCAAATCTCCCACACACTCCCGGCTGCACCTTCAAGAGCTCCAGAATGGATTTGCATCATCCTGGGCCCTTTGGTG GCACCTGTTTGGACATTCTATGCAGAATTGATGAAAACTGGCAAAATTTAACGTGTGATCTTCAGTCTCGTGGTCGACCATCCAACAGTCTTATGGCAGTCAGCTTACAGCGGCAGCT GTTTCAGCAAGATGGTAACTATCCTGCATCTGAAAATCCTGTTGTTTGTGAAGCAGAGGATTCCTTCATGTGCTCACTCGCTCTTGACCCAACAACAAGCtttgttaccatggtaactgtcAGCATCTCGGATGCTGTGGCTCCACCAGTTCTGCTCAGAGTTCCCGCCCGACCTG AGAAACCTAGTCCTCCAGCCAACCTGTCACACATTCAGACCATCGAGGCAGAGCTGATCGTACTCTGGGACGAGCCAGCGGACTTTGAGGCCGGCCCGCTGAGATATGAAGTCCGATACTTCTCCATTGGCACTCACCCAGACTGGCAG GTGGTGTCTGCATCTGAGGAGCCCAGACTCTCTCTGGATCTGAAGCCCAGGCTAAACTACACTGTCCAGGTCCGCTGCTCCGGCCTGGAAGAGCCTCCGATGTGGAGTGAATGGAGCGAACGTCATCACATCTACTTGGATA CGGTGAGCTACATACCCGAGAAAGTGGTGGCTCGCCCTGGGGAGAACGTAACGGTATACTGTGTGTTCAATGACCATAGCATCAATGCCAGCATGGCCGTGTGGATGCTCAACTTCAATCAGTGGCTTCAGCCCGCCCAGTACCACCCAGTCAACCAGTgg GTCAGCCAGATCACAGTGCGTCCTTCAGAGAATCGAATGTATGACCTCCTGAGGTGTACTCAAGAGTGGAGCATCCCTTACAGCCAGATCTATGTGGAAG gggcTTACATTGATATAAAGTGTGTAACCAACGGGGACATTGACGCCATGGACTGCAGCTGGACTAACAAACAGCTGACTAAACCAGAATTACAATCCAA gTGGGCTGACCTGCCATGTGACTTgatggaggagagggagagagcgggTGAGAAGCTGGGGGAGATGGGGCCTGCTTGCATGAAGGTCAGGCAGGAAACCTGCACCATCCAACCTCTGAGGATGAACTGCTACAAACTGTGGCTGGAGGTGCCATCCCGACTGGGTCCCATCAGGTCCAAACCAGTCTACCTGTCACCTATAGATCACG TGAAGCCTCACGCACCCACTAATGTGAAGGCAGTGAGCCACAGCAGCGGGGTCCTGGAGGTGACTTGGGAGCCTCCTCCTTTGCCAGTTGATGGTTTCAAGTGTCAGTTTCAGTACCACTCGCCGTCCACTGTGAGTGCCCAGCCGGAGTGGAAG CTTCAGAGTCCTGTGCGGGTTCCATGGGGCGAGGTCATGGTGCCGGATATGTGCCGTGTATATGTGGTTCAAGTACGCTGCATGCACATCAATGGCACCGGCTACTGGAGCGAATGGAGCGAGTCCGTCTACTCCACTCCACAAAACAGCAGAG CTCCTGAACGTGGCCCTGATTTCTGGAGAATTCTTCAAGATGATCCATACAGAAACCAGACTAATGTCACACTACTGTTTGAG AATTTCCCAGCATCTGGGAACTCCTATTGTGTGGATGGATTTATAGTCCAGCGTCACTCCTCAAGTGGGTCTGTGTTGAGGGAGAAGATTGAGCTGATGTCCTCCTACAGCTTTGAGTGGAACCAGGAGCCCCAGACTGTGACTGTGGAAGCCTACAATAGTTTGGGGAGCTCCACAAACAACATAAACATGACACTGGAGAGACAGCCTAAAG GGCAGTGTGTGCGTTCATTCCATGTGTTGGTTGTCAACAGCACGTGTGTATCTCTGACATGGAGCCTGTTGGAGAGCAGCTCAGTGCCTCTGTTCATGGTGGTCCAGTGGTTGCCACAGAAGCAGCAGGACTCTGGCCCAAGTGCAGAGACTTGGGCCAGACTGCCCTACACTGATTCCCTCGTCTATCTGAGAG gtgatttttttggcTCTGAGGAGTACGGCTTTTACTTGTACCCTGTGTTTGCTGAGGGAGAAGGGGAGCCGATTTACGCTTTAG CCACCAGAGGAGATCCTGCAGCCTACGTAATGCTGATGAGcatttccttccttttcatcATCCTGTTTGTCGCCCTGGTCCTCTCCCAAAACCA GATGAAAAAGTTTGTATGGAAGGACGTTCCTAACCCAAAGAAGTGTTCATGGGCCAAAGGAATAGACTTCAAAAAG GTGGACACCTTTGACCACCTGTTCCGACCTCCGGAAGGTCTGCCAGTTTGGCCGCTGCTGCTGCCCTCTGAGAACATCTCCCAAGTCATTATAGTGGACAAAGCTCTGACTACAGCCCTAATCCAAACCCCCTTTTCAGACCCTGCAGCCCCCTTAGCTGGCTCCCTGCCTCCTGGGTTTGACCTGAAGATTGATCCATTTATGGAGAGTGAGACACTCCCTGGTGGAGGTCCTTCCTTAGCCATTGATCTGGATACGTTAACCCCTTCAGGCCCAAGAATAGATGACTTGGAGCCAGCTGATCCCTCAGTGAACCAGTGTCCAGGTAGTGCTGACAACTCTGGGCAGTCTTCAGTCACATACACTGCTATTCTGCTCTCTGAACCAAAGCAGGACCAGCAGCCCCCCATTCATCTGCACTACAAGGATGGCAGTGGTAACAGCTCCAGCGATGAGGGAAATTTCTCAGCCAACAACTCTGACATTTCAGGATCTTTTCCCGGTGGCCTGTGGGAGCTGGATAGCTGCCGTGGTGGGGAGATGGATGACCCGAGGCGCTCCTGCTCCTACAACTCTGTGGAGGAGCTTTCCGAAACATCAGATCAAGAAGATGAAAATGAGATGAGACAAGAGAAGGACTTGTATTATCTAGGAATGGACTATCAGGCAGAGGATGAGGAGagtgagaaagaggaggagcagagggagaaggagaaatTGGAGCTACTAAAAAGTGTTATTTTGAACAGAGAGGACTGTTCCATAGAGTCGCATCCATTGCTTGGTCAAGATAACTCGAGCGAGCCCATCGTGCTGCTGTCACCGTCGATGTGCAACTTCACCGCGTCTTACATGCCTCAGTTCAGAACTGCTCCGTGCACAGCACAATTCACAGCTCAAAAGCCAGACACACAGGTGAACCCCAGCTGTGATTAA